In a genomic window of Numenius arquata chromosome 5, bNumArq3.hap1.1, whole genome shotgun sequence:
- the BRS3 gene encoding bombesin receptor subtype-3 encodes MSQVYLHSANQTLCASTNGTELKSIVDNETTNEKWTEDSFPGLEILCTIYVTYAVIISVGLLGNAILIKVFFKIKSMQTVPNIFITSLAFGDLLLLLTCVPVDATRYIVDTWLFGRIGCKLLSFIQLTSVGVSVFTLTVLSADRYRAIVKPLELQTSDALLKTCCKAGCVWIVSMILAIPEAVFSDLYSFSNPEKNVTFEACAPYPVSERILQEAHSLVCFLVFYIIPLAVISVYYFLIARTLYKSTSNMPAEEHGHARKQIESRKRVAKTVLVLVALFAFCWLPNHILYLYRSFTYHASVDASTFHLIATIFSRALAFSNSCVNPFALYWLSKSFRQHFKKQVSCFKARLGTKPPSASHGNTPTRALSVTGSTHGSEISVTLLTDYSITKEEESV; translated from the exons ATGTCTCAAGTATACTTGCATTCAGCTAATCAGACTTTGTGTGCTTCTACAAACGGTACAGAACTGAAATCAATCGTTGATAATGAAACCACAAATGAAAAATGGACCGAAGACTCCTTTCCAGGATTAGAAATACTGTGCACTATTTATGTTACATACGCTGTGATCATTTCAGTGGGTCTCCTTGGAAATGCTATCCTCATCAAAGTCTTTTTCAAGATTAAATCAATGCAGACGGTTCCAAACATCTTCATCACCAGCCTGGCATTTGGAGACCTACTGCTTTTATTAACTTGTGTGCCTGTAGATGCAACACGTTACATTGTGGATACCTGGCTCTTCGGAAGAATTGGGTGCAAGCTGCTGTCTTTTATCCAGTTAACCTCAGTTGGAGTATCAGTGTTTACCCTGACTGTTCTCAGTGCTGACAG GTACAGAGCCATCGTTAAGCCCTTGGAACTGCAGACGTCGGATGCGCTCCTGAAGACCTGCTGTAAAGCTGGCTGCGTTTGGATTGTCTCCATGATACTTGCTATCCCAGAGGCTGTTTTTTCAGATTTGTATTCTTTCAGCAATCCTgagaaaaatgtaacttttgaGGCATGTGCCCCCTATCCTGTATCTGAGAGGATCCTGCAGGAAGCTCACTCCCTGGTTTGCTTCTTAGTGTTCTACATCATACCCTTAGCTGTCATTTCTGTCTACTATTTTCTTATCGCCAGAACTTTATATAAAAGTACATCCAACATGCCAGCAGAAGAACACGGTCATGCCCGTAAGCAG ATCGAATCCCGCAAGAGAGTTGCAAAAACAGTGCTGGtgcttgttgctttgtttgccttttgcTGGCTGCCTAACCACATCCTCTACCTATACCGCTCTTTCACATACCATGCTTCTGTAGATGCTTCCACCTTTCATCTGATAGCCACCATTTTTTCCCGTGCCTTGGCCTTCAGCAATTCCTGCGTCAATCCTTTTGCTCTTTACTGGCTGAGTAAAAGTTTCcggcaacattttaaaaagcaagtctCGTGCTTCAAGGCAAGACTGGGAACGAAGCCTCCCAGTGCTAGCCACGGTAATACCCCCACCAGAGCCCTGTCTGTGACAGGCAGCACGCACGGCTCAGAAATCAGCGTTACGCTCCTTACAGATTACAGCAtcacaaaagaagaggaaagtgtTTAG